ATATATAAGTTTTCTAAGAAACTTCTTGTTGTTATTGGTCCATAGGCTTCTTGGTTTACAAAATTTCCCCATCGTCCAATCGCTTGAGCGATGAGGACACTTGGCGCCGCGATATCTAAAAATCGCCATGTCGGAATAAAATTTCTTTGACAAAAGAAAAGTAGCCACAGACCTCCTGCGATTAGCCCACCATATATCGCTAATCCTCCAGAACGTAAATTAAATATTTGAATTGGATCGTTCAAGTAAGGTTCAAAATTAAACAAAACATAATAAAGACGCGCACCGATAAAAGCAATTGGTAAACCAGCTAACATAAAGTCAGACACATCGTCTTCTTTTAACCCAACACGCTCGGCTTCTCTAGCACTTAACCACATAGCCACAATAACGCCTGATACAATGATAATGGCGTACCAATAAATATCAATACCAAAAATTTCAAATGCCGTTCGGCTAATTCCTTCTGTCATTACCTTTCCTCTTTTCTATAAATCAGAATTTTCTTCAATCAGACGTGTCAATCTATCTTCAAAGGATTTTGTTGCATCATATCCCATTGTTTTAGCACGAAAGTTCATTGCTGCTACTTCAATAATAATTGAAAGGTTTCTTCCAGTTTTTACAGGGATTTTAACTTGTGGTATATCCACACCATTTAATTCTACTGTTTCATCAGAAGTCCCTAAACGATCATATTTTTTATCTTTTTCCCAGCTTTCTAAATAAACAGCCAATTGGATTTGCATCTTCCCCCGTACCGCACTGGCGCCAAATAAATGCATAACATCGATA
This region of Tetragenococcus osmophilus genomic DNA includes:
- the lgt gene encoding prolipoprotein diacylglyceryl transferase; the encoded protein is MTEGISRTAFEIFGIDIYWYAIIIVSGVIVAMWLSAREAERVGLKEDDVSDFMLAGLPIAFIGARLYYVLFNFEPYLNDPIQIFNLRSGGLAIYGGLIAGGLWLLFFCQRNFIPTWRFLDIAAPSVLIAQAIGRWGNFVNQEAYGPITTRSFLENLYIPDFIINNVYIEGAYRQPTFLYESVWSILGFILLLLLRRKKGLFKEGEVALSYVIWYSFGRFFIEGLRTDSLYLFSSIRISQLLSLVLFLASWAFLLWRRQRNAQLKDYDPTRGKNQFII